The Chloroflexota bacterium genome window below encodes:
- a CDS encoding DinB family protein — translation MAAPAWLAALEPRAPDVVAVWRTIDDEKPVIRGIAFRREIRRRAGPGSAARILSQQDAIADALGAVLAEMPEALLRAPGGEGDWNVVQAFAHTTGSRRWLAHAAALAARGEWPADPPRVVPGVPGPADADVATLLTLLGKSRRSLATSAEAIAGHESDPCPLDHPLVGRLRCGEWLLFAGVHDLMHLRQLHRLRVAGPGGQDA, via the coding sequence ATGGCGGCCCCGGCATGGCTGGCCGCCCTAGAGCCACGCGCCCCGGACGTGGTCGCCGTGTGGCGAACGATCGACGACGAGAAGCCGGTCATCCGCGGCATCGCCTTTCGGCGCGAGATCCGACGGCGGGCGGGTCCCGGTAGCGCGGCGCGGATCCTGTCGCAGCAGGACGCGATCGCCGACGCGCTCGGAGCCGTACTGGCGGAGATGCCCGAGGCGCTCCTGCGGGCGCCGGGCGGCGAGGGCGACTGGAACGTGGTGCAGGCCTTCGCCCACACGACCGGCTCGCGGCGCTGGCTGGCCCACGCGGCGGCCCTCGCGGCGCGCGGCGAATGGCCGGCGGACCCTCCGCGGGTCGTGCCGGGCGTGCCGGGCCCCGCCGATGCGGACGTCGCCACTCTCCTGACGTTGCTCGGCAAGAGCCGGCGCTCGCTGGCCACGTCGGCCGAGGCGATCGCCGGACACGAGTCCGATCCCTGCCCCCTCGACCATCCCCTGGTGGGGCGCCTGCGCTGCGGGGAGTGGCTCCTCTTCGCCGGGGTCCACGACCTGATGCACCTTCGCCAGCTCCATCGCCTCAGGGTTGCCGGGCCGGGGGGCCAGGATGCCTGA
- a CDS encoding NADH-quinone oxidoreductase subunit A — protein MDQTGLLYVIGFGIAASIFLFGTILFSWLITHRRRTPQKGLPYECGIDTIGDTWSRFGLAFYLYALLFVAFDVEIVFVYLWAVVVRDLSVQGIVLIGVFLGILLFGELYAWRKGDLKWR, from the coding sequence ATGGATCAGACCGGACTGCTCTACGTCATCGGCTTCGGAATCGCAGCGTCGATCTTCCTCTTCGGGACGATCCTCTTCTCGTGGCTGATCACGCACCGCCGCCGGACGCCCCAGAAAGGGCTCCCCTACGAGTGCGGGATCGACACCATCGGCGACACCTGGTCGCGCTTCGGGCTCGCCTTCTACCTGTACGCCCTGCTCTTCGTGGCCTTTGACGTGGAGATCGTCTTTGTCTACCTGTGGGCGGTCGTCGTGCGGGACCTCTCCGTGCAGGGGATCGTCCTGATCGGCGTCTTCCTGGGGATCCTGCTCTTCGGAGAGCTGTACGCCTGGCGAAAGGGTGACCTGAAATGGCGCTGA
- a CDS encoding NADH-quinone oxidoreductase subunit B, which produces MEEHPQGGFHGLLEVIPTRADIVLDLIRANSLWPLLSGLSCCAIEMMSTATSKNDIDRFGMFPFRASPRQADVLIVAGTLTTKMAGPLVRLWEQMPEPKWCVAMGTCTTSGGRFKRSYSVVQGVDRVMPVDVYVPGCPPRPEALIHGMMRLQELVKQRRGEWATYVDRGVQRIDWEGDVR; this is translated from the coding sequence ATGGAGGAGCACCCGCAGGGCGGCTTCCACGGCCTGCTGGAGGTGATCCCGACCCGCGCGGACATCGTCCTGGACCTGATCCGCGCCAACTCGCTCTGGCCGCTCCTGTCGGGGCTCAGCTGCTGCGCGATCGAGATGATGAGCACCGCCACCAGCAAGAACGACATCGACCGCTTCGGGATGTTCCCGTTCCGCGCCTCCCCGCGCCAGGCCGACGTGCTGATCGTGGCCGGCACCCTGACGACCAAGATGGCGGGCCCGCTGGTGCGCCTCTGGGAGCAGATGCCCGAGCCGAAATGGTGCGTCGCGATGGGCACCTGCACCACATCGGGCGGTCGCTTCAAGCGCAGCTACAGCGTGGTGCAGGGGGTCGACCGGGTGATGCCGGTCGACGTCTACGTGCCGGGATGCCCGCCACGCCCGGAGGCTCTGATCCACGGCATGATGCGGCTCCAGGAGCTGGTCAAGCAGCGGCGCGGCGAGTGGGCGACCTACGTCGATCGCGGCGTGCAGCGGATCGACTGGGAAGGAGACGTGCGCTGA
- a CDS encoding NADH-quinone oxidoreductase subunit C — translation MGDLRRSRRAADRLGRRRALTAPAKAGALVRLLLDRFPDLAARLWTDEDSVEVSIEGDRNVALLQVLRDEPELNFFFLADAAAVDYGVTEHFEVVYHLYSDRHPAWLRVRARVHRADPHIPTITGLWEGAMFHEREMYDMMGIIFDGNRDLRRIYMSPDYRSFPQRKDFLLPDDAADSSAAGVRPLERPETWDLTRLSDELGPGVIAHVEGES, via the coding sequence GTGGGCGACCTACGTCGATCGCGGCGTGCAGCGGATCGACTGGGAAGGAGACGTGCGCTGACCGCCCCGGCCAAGGCGGGCGCCCTGGTCCGGCTCCTGCTCGATCGCTTCCCGGACCTGGCCGCCAGACTGTGGACCGACGAGGACAGCGTCGAGGTCTCGATCGAGGGCGACCGCAACGTGGCCCTGCTCCAGGTGTTGCGCGACGAGCCGGAGCTCAACTTCTTCTTCCTGGCCGATGCCGCCGCGGTCGACTACGGCGTCACCGAGCATTTCGAGGTGGTCTATCACCTCTACTCCGACCGTCATCCCGCCTGGCTCCGCGTCCGCGCACGGGTGCATCGCGCCGATCCCCACATCCCGACCATCACCGGCCTGTGGGAGGGAGCGATGTTCCACGAGCGCGAGATGTACGACATGATGGGGATCATCTTCGACGGTAACCGCGACCTGCGGCGGATCTACATGTCGCCCGACTACCGCAGCTTCCCGCAGCGCAAGGACTTCCTCCTGCCCGATGACGCCGCCGACTCATCGGCGGCGGGGGTGCGTCCGCTCGAGCGCCCCGAGACCTGGGACCTGACCCGCCTCTCCGACGAGCTGGGGCCCGGCGTGATCGCCCATGTCGAGGGCGAGTCATGA
- a CDS encoding NADH-quinone oxidoreductase subunit D (Catalyzes the transfer of electrons from NADH to quinone) yields MTSEVKIPDPLDVDREEEARLRQVAGLPPAKAPAGEYAGFESVGLPERPPQTEREVEVYTLEEGEMLVNMGPQHPSTHGVMRLVVKVRGEVVIDIDPVLGYLHRGIEKLCEEATYTTVLTYVDPMDYIATMHNEHAPAMAFEKLFGVTAPRRAEYIRALVVELNRVFSHSLMMGFLALDMGGLTPILYGFINRDEIVDMLSAISGQRMLFNFFRVGGVNWDTNDEFLSRLGTWRSHVLKNVEMSERVMTDNEVFRSRTIGMGTLSGKDAIALGVSGPNLRASGVPFDVRKAHPYSIYPELEFEVITQPGGDSNARYLQRVAEIKQSIHLIDQIVDKMPHGAVQAQVPGIIRPKPGRAYAAIESPRGLYSVYAISDGGPNPYRFRMRDPSFISLQAIPKLMPGRLIADTMAVMASFDPVMGGVDK; encoded by the coding sequence ATGACCAGCGAGGTGAAGATCCCCGACCCGCTCGACGTGGACCGGGAAGAGGAGGCACGGCTGCGTCAGGTGGCGGGCCTTCCCCCAGCCAAGGCCCCCGCCGGCGAGTACGCCGGCTTCGAATCGGTGGGGCTGCCGGAGCGGCCGCCGCAGACCGAGCGCGAAGTCGAGGTGTACACCCTCGAGGAGGGCGAGATGCTGGTCAACATGGGCCCGCAGCACCCCTCCACCCACGGCGTCATGCGCCTGGTGGTGAAGGTCCGCGGCGAAGTGGTGATCGATATCGATCCGGTGCTCGGCTACCTGCACCGCGGGATCGAGAAGCTGTGCGAGGAGGCCACCTACACCACGGTCCTGACCTATGTCGACCCAATGGACTACATCGCGACGATGCACAACGAGCACGCTCCGGCGATGGCCTTCGAGAAGCTGTTCGGGGTCACTGCCCCCAGGCGGGCAGAGTACATCCGCGCGCTGGTGGTGGAGCTGAACCGGGTCTTTAGCCACAGCCTGATGATGGGCTTCCTGGCCCTCGACATGGGCGGCCTGACCCCGATCCTGTACGGCTTCATCAACCGCGACGAGATCGTCGACATGCTGTCGGCGATCAGCGGTCAGCGCATGCTCTTCAACTTCTTCCGGGTTGGTGGCGTCAACTGGGACACCAACGACGAGTTCCTGTCGCGCCTCGGCACGTGGCGCAGCCACGTCCTGAAGAACGTCGAGATGAGCGAACGGGTGATGACCGACAACGAGGTCTTCCGCTCGCGGACGATCGGGATGGGGACCCTCTCCGGCAAGGACGCGATCGCGCTGGGCGTGTCGGGGCCGAACCTGCGCGCCTCCGGCGTGCCGTTCGACGTGCGCAAGGCGCATCCCTACTCGATCTACCCCGAGCTCGAGTTCGAGGTGATCACCCAGCCGGGCGGCGACTCGAACGCCCGCTACCTGCAGCGCGTCGCCGAGATCAAGCAGAGCATCCACCTGATCGACCAGATCGTGGACAAGATGCCGCACGGCGCGGTGCAGGCCCAGGTGCCGGGGATCATCCGGCCGAAGCCGGGCCGGGCCTACGCGGCCATCGAGTCGCCACGCGGCCTGTACAGCGTGTACGCCATCAGCGACGGCGGGCCGAACCCGTACCGCTTTCGGATGCGCGACCCGAGCTTCATCAGCCTCCAGGCGATCCCCAAGCTGATGCCCGGCCGGCTCATCGCCGACACGATGGCGGTCATGGCCAGCTTCGACCCGGTGATGGGCGGGGTCGACAAGTAG
- the nuoH gene encoding NADH-quinone oxidoreductase subunit NuoH, producing the protein MDLDLLFGVLRFLLATTLILLLTVPTAFVVIQMELKIIAGAQLRYGPNRVGPWGMFQSTIHGFKVLAKEDHIPDQADRATFTLAPWMVYMAAAMSMLVIPFAPGAIAADFNIGIVYFFAVLGLSVVGLLVAGWASYNKYSLLGGLRSAAQMVSYEIPLTLSVVGAVVLAGTLNFRELIEWQRAHGWMLIWQPVGLVIFYIASLAEINRTPFDMVEADSELVAGPFTEYSGMRFGFFFFAEYVALFIMSGIMISLFFGGWLAPWPFPDQLDGFIGTVYGVIWFFIKTYLFVAIAVLLRATLVRVRVDQLMGMAWKVLLPLAMVNLIVTAAAVLVFKL; encoded by the coding sequence ATGGACCTAGACCTGCTGTTCGGTGTCCTGCGCTTCCTGCTGGCCACGACCCTGATCCTGCTGCTGACCGTGCCGACCGCCTTCGTCGTCATCCAGATGGAGCTCAAGATCATCGCCGGCGCGCAGCTTCGCTACGGCCCCAACCGGGTCGGGCCGTGGGGGATGTTCCAGAGCACGATCCACGGCTTCAAGGTCCTCGCCAAGGAGGACCACATCCCGGACCAGGCGGATCGCGCAACCTTCACCCTCGCGCCATGGATGGTCTACATGGCGGCCGCCATGAGCATGCTGGTGATCCCGTTCGCGCCCGGCGCCATCGCCGCCGACTTCAACATCGGCATCGTCTACTTCTTCGCGGTGCTGGGCCTCAGCGTGGTCGGGCTGCTGGTCGCGGGCTGGGCGAGCTACAACAAGTACTCGCTGCTGGGTGGGCTGCGCAGCGCGGCGCAGATGGTGAGCTACGAGATCCCGCTCACCCTGTCGGTGGTCGGTGCCGTGGTACTGGCCGGCACGCTCAACTTCCGGGAGCTGATCGAGTGGCAGCGGGCACATGGCTGGATGCTGATCTGGCAGCCGGTCGGGCTGGTGATCTTCTACATCGCATCGCTGGCCGAGATCAATCGGACCCCGTTCGACATGGTCGAGGCCGACAGCGAGCTGGTGGCAGGCCCCTTCACCGAGTACTCCGGCATGCGCTTCGGCTTCTTCTTCTTCGCCGAGTACGTGGCCCTCTTCATCATGAGCGGGATCATGATCTCGCTCTTCTTCGGCGGGTGGCTGGCGCCGTGGCCCTTCCCCGACCAGCTGGATGGCTTCATCGGCACCGTCTACGGCGTCATCTGGTTCTTTATCAAGACCTACCTCTTCGTGGCGATCGCGGTCCTGCTGCGCGCCACGCTGGTCCGGGTGCGGGTCGACCAGCTGATGGGGATGGCCTGGAAGGTGCTGCTGCCGCTGGCCATGGTCAACCTGATCGTCACCGCCGCCGCGGTGCTGGTCTTCAAGCTGTGA
- a CDS encoding NAD(P)H-dependent oxidoreductase subunit E: MTIPGLGILKGLRQTARNYWAPKVTNQYPESRPTMPDRWRGRLDLIYDPFGEHKCEVCFQCAQVCPVEAIDMSGFDSTGQRIRYGLPEIYDERKDPNAYRRAGLPAAPMRNAARWDEEIDTPWLHGVIDGFGGKPEALVAIFSAVEERYGYLPERALRESSERMSIHWAQIFGAAGLGGFRLLPADGHLVTVCTCAACRFAGGDALLTALRTDLGIEPGETTADGAVTLDTSDEVAAGALSPALRIDTMVYGPLTVDQGRHVVAERRRAPSRGRAAQPVS; encoded by the coding sequence GTGACGATCCCGGGCCTTGGCATCCTCAAGGGGCTGCGCCAGACCGCGCGCAACTACTGGGCGCCCAAGGTCACCAACCAGTACCCGGAGTCGCGCCCGACCATGCCGGACCGATGGCGTGGCCGCCTCGACCTGATCTACGACCCGTTCGGCGAGCACAAGTGCGAGGTCTGCTTCCAGTGCGCACAGGTCTGCCCGGTGGAGGCGATCGACATGAGCGGCTTCGATTCGACCGGGCAGCGCATCCGCTACGGCCTGCCGGAGATCTACGACGAGCGCAAGGATCCCAACGCCTATCGCCGCGCCGGCCTGCCCGCGGCGCCGATGCGCAACGCGGCGCGCTGGGACGAGGAGATCGACACGCCCTGGCTGCATGGCGTGATCGACGGCTTCGGCGGCAAGCCCGAGGCGCTGGTCGCCATCTTCTCCGCCGTCGAGGAGCGCTACGGCTACCTTCCTGAGCGGGCACTGCGCGAGTCGAGCGAGCGGATGTCGATCCACTGGGCCCAGATCTTCGGAGCAGCCGGGCTGGGCGGCTTCCGTCTCCTCCCGGCCGATGGGCACCTTGTCACCGTCTGCACCTGCGCCGCCTGCCGCTTTGCCGGCGGCGACGCTCTCCTGACGGCGCTGCGCACGGACCTGGGGATCGAGCCGGGCGAGACGACCGCGGACGGTGCCGTCACCCTCGACACCAGCGACGAGGTCGCGGCCGGAGCTCTTTCCCCGGCGCTGCGCATCGACACCATGGTCTATGGACCGTTGACCGTGGATCAGGGCCGCCACGTGGTGGCCGAGCGACGCAGGGCCCCGTCGCGCGGGCGCGCCGCGCAGCCCGTCTCATGA
- a CDS encoding NADH-ubiquinone oxidoreductase-F iron-sulfur binding region domain-containing protein, whose translation MTDASTGLSPQIRILPGGDQRVLAEIGVVDPTSLDSYRKAGGYAGLKRAIGKLGPEGTIDEIAIAGLRGRGGGGYPTADKWRAARAAAGDSKVVVANLIGADPTALGDRALAEGNPHLVLEGLLLAAFATGASDAIIAVRRDWTVAIERLRAAITEAEAAHLAGYLVMGTDFSCVVRVWEGAVALVAGEETALLAALAGDRGMPVIRPPYPTERGLGGAPTTVQNGETLAHAAWIVSHGAKKFRAIGSKDAPGTKLVTIYGRVAQPGLVEVALGTPLSEIVALAGGGTGATKAVFVGGPGGGALRADQLDTVYDYAPLHAAGAGIGLGQFLVADAETCMVDSARFFLDYSAREACGKAVPCRIGTKRLVETLDRILAASPRPNDVLLLRELARKMTDTALCHLEARAPGPMLTTLDRFPDEYRAHAERGECLAGSCTASQLPPLLTPLAGL comes from the coding sequence ATGACCGACGCGAGCACGGGCCTCTCCCCGCAGATCCGAATCCTGCCCGGCGGCGACCAGCGGGTGCTGGCGGAGATCGGCGTCGTCGACCCCACCAGCCTGGACAGCTACCGCAAGGCGGGTGGCTACGCCGGCCTGAAGCGCGCGATTGGGAAGCTGGGTCCCGAGGGCACCATCGACGAGATCGCCATCGCGGGCCTGCGCGGCCGTGGCGGCGGCGGCTATCCGACCGCCGACAAGTGGCGTGCCGCCCGCGCCGCGGCGGGTGACAGCAAGGTCGTGGTCGCCAACCTGATCGGCGCCGATCCGACCGCGCTTGGCGACCGGGCGCTGGCGGAGGGCAATCCGCATCTCGTGCTCGAGGGACTCCTGCTCGCCGCCTTCGCGACCGGCGCCTCGGACGCAATCATCGCAGTCCGTCGCGACTGGACGGTGGCCATCGAGCGGCTGCGAGCCGCGATCACAGAGGCCGAGGCCGCGCACCTCGCCGGCTACCTGGTCATGGGTACGGACTTCTCGTGCGTGGTGCGCGTCTGGGAAGGTGCGGTCGCCCTGGTCGCGGGCGAGGAGACGGCCCTGCTGGCCGCCCTGGCCGGGGATCGCGGCATGCCCGTCATCCGGCCCCCCTACCCCACCGAGCGAGGGCTAGGCGGCGCGCCGACCACTGTGCAGAACGGCGAGACGCTGGCGCACGCGGCCTGGATCGTGAGCCATGGAGCCAAGAAGTTCCGCGCCATCGGCTCGAAGGACGCTCCCGGCACAAAGCTGGTCACCATCTACGGGCGCGTGGCACAGCCCGGGCTGGTCGAGGTGGCGCTGGGAACGCCGCTCTCCGAGATCGTGGCGCTGGCCGGTGGCGGGACCGGGGCGACCAAGGCGGTCTTCGTGGGCGGCCCGGGCGGTGGCGCGCTGCGTGCCGACCAGCTGGACACCGTCTACGACTACGCTCCGCTGCATGCCGCCGGGGCCGGCATCGGCCTGGGCCAGTTCCTGGTGGCCGATGCCGAAACCTGCATGGTCGACTCCGCCCGCTTCTTCCTCGACTACTCCGCCCGCGAGGCCTGCGGCAAGGCGGTCCCGTGCCGGATCGGCACCAAGCGGCTGGTGGAGACCCTGGACCGCATCCTGGCGGCGAGCCCGCGGCCCAACGACGTGCTGCTGCTGCGCGAGCTGGCCCGCAAGATGACCGACACCGCCCTCTGCCACCTCGAGGCTCGCGCACCGGGACCGATGCTGACCACGCTCGACCGCTTCCCCGACGAGTACCGCGCCCACGCCGAACGGGGCGAATGCCTGGCCGGCTCATGCACTGCGTCGCAGCTGCCACCGCTCCTGACGCCACTGGCAGGCCTCTAA
- a CDS encoding FAD-dependent oxidoreductase, which produces MSFATDGNGNGKGAPLRPEDYTPIWPMVPGTRKISVTINGAQVEAEEGQTILQATRVLGIDVPTLCYEPKLAPYGACRICVVEVEGQETTPISCGTQITDGMVITTHSDRLVENRRMVLELIFSDHDAYCLPPCQFKCPTRVDIPGYLKQNTLGNWEEATRILKRSLPFPAILGRVCPAPCETHCRREEVDTAIAIRDSHRYCADRVLEVDAPAPTPWPKEPDSGRRVAVIGSGPAGMSVAYYLQLRGHHCDVFEADPEQGGMLRYGIPAYRLPKEWMDRELNHVWELGATFRPNMRLGRDFHVADLLEQGYDAVYVGIGCYKSNEMGIPGEDADGVVNALENLYNSSRGVEIPALKDARVVVIGGGFTAIDCTRTSLRQRAAEVTLVYRRDLKDMPAQDEVHEAIEEGARVIFQAAPVRIVTDKNNKVTGVEFQRMHLGEPDEKGRRRPEPMPGTEFTVSCDTVLGAIGQGPELTWIESEPEEIRAQLETSRRGTLVSEDDIFRTGLPKVFASGDVRAGATTVVEAIGEGRRASYAIDYWLRGHNLDDPQVRRIVSEPQPSFLTIVPFTDDVKEPKAVMGKLDAATRKQDFGEYEFGYTGDQAMAEAARCLQCTCEAIGHCDLREAAIEYETTLNMAIDERSIQDNPYVGANHGYGRDETHSFILRDYSRCIDCGRCAQVCKDIVGAGCYDFIGKGFDSLVTTADFVSLNETPCVSCGRCAETCPVGALMPRPRTLETYQLDMSRCIFCGICADACPYDALRCGPEFEFSEYQRDLPMLDILEMSDRERPTR; this is translated from the coding sequence ATGAGCTTCGCCACCGACGGCAACGGGAACGGCAAGGGCGCGCCGCTGCGCCCGGAGGACTACACCCCCATCTGGCCGATGGTGCCGGGCACCCGCAAGATCAGCGTCACCATCAACGGCGCGCAGGTCGAGGCCGAGGAGGGGCAGACCATCCTGCAGGCCACCCGCGTGCTGGGGATCGACGTCCCGACGCTGTGCTACGAGCCGAAGCTGGCGCCCTACGGTGCCTGCCGCATCTGCGTGGTCGAGGTCGAGGGCCAGGAGACCACGCCGATCAGCTGCGGGACGCAGATCACCGACGGGATGGTCATCACCACCCACTCCGATCGGCTGGTCGAGAACCGGCGCATGGTGCTGGAGCTGATCTTCAGCGACCACGACGCCTACTGCCTGCCGCCGTGCCAGTTCAAGTGCCCGACCAGGGTCGACATCCCCGGCTACCTGAAGCAGAACACCCTGGGCAATTGGGAGGAGGCGACGCGCATCCTGAAGCGCTCGCTGCCGTTCCCGGCCATCCTGGGCCGCGTCTGCCCCGCGCCGTGCGAGACACACTGCCGGCGCGAGGAGGTCGACACCGCCATCGCCATCCGCGACTCGCACCGCTACTGCGCGGATCGGGTGCTCGAGGTCGACGCTCCGGCCCCCACGCCGTGGCCCAAGGAGCCCGACTCGGGACGCCGGGTGGCGGTTATCGGTTCCGGCCCGGCAGGCATGTCGGTGGCCTATTACCTCCAGCTGCGCGGCCACCACTGCGACGTCTTCGAGGCCGATCCGGAGCAGGGCGGCATGCTGCGCTACGGGATCCCCGCCTATCGGCTGCCGAAGGAGTGGATGGACCGCGAGCTGAACCACGTCTGGGAGCTGGGCGCCACCTTCAGGCCGAACATGCGCCTCGGTCGGGACTTCCACGTCGCCGACCTGCTGGAGCAGGGCTACGACGCGGTCTACGTGGGCATCGGCTGCTACAAGTCCAACGAGATGGGGATCCCCGGCGAGGACGCGGACGGCGTGGTCAACGCCCTGGAGAACCTCTACAACAGCTCGCGCGGCGTCGAGATTCCCGCGCTGAAGGACGCGCGGGTGGTGGTCATCGGCGGCGGCTTCACGGCCATCGACTGCACGCGCACCAGCCTGCGCCAGCGCGCTGCCGAGGTGACCCTGGTCTACCGCCGCGACCTGAAGGACATGCCTGCTCAGGACGAGGTCCACGAGGCGATCGAGGAGGGGGCGCGCGTCATCTTCCAGGCAGCACCCGTACGGATCGTGACCGACAAGAACAACAAGGTCACCGGCGTCGAGTTCCAGCGCATGCACCTGGGCGAGCCCGACGAGAAGGGTCGCCGTCGCCCGGAGCCGATGCCCGGCACCGAGTTCACCGTGAGCTGCGACACGGTGCTGGGTGCCATCGGCCAGGGACCCGAGCTGACCTGGATCGAGAGCGAGCCCGAGGAGATCCGCGCGCAGCTCGAGACCAGCCGCCGCGGCACCCTGGTCAGCGAGGACGACATCTTCCGCACCGGCCTGCCGAAGGTCTTCGCGTCAGGCGACGTGCGCGCCGGAGCGACGACCGTGGTCGAGGCGATCGGAGAGGGGCGGCGCGCCTCCTATGCGATTGACTACTGGCTGCGCGGCCACAACCTCGACGATCCGCAGGTGCGCCGCATCGTGAGCGAGCCGCAGCCCAGCTTCCTGACCATCGTGCCCTTCACCGACGACGTGAAGGAGCCGAAGGCGGTGATGGGCAAGCTCGACGCGGCCACGCGCAAGCAGGACTTCGGGGAATACGAGTTCGGCTACACCGGCGACCAGGCCATGGCCGAGGCGGCGCGCTGTTTGCAGTGCACCTGCGAGGCAATCGGCCACTGCGACCTGCGCGAGGCCGCCATCGAGTACGAGACGACGCTCAACATGGCGATCGACGAGCGCTCGATCCAGGACAACCCGTACGTCGGCGCCAACCACGGCTACGGCCGGGACGAGACGCACTCCTTCATCCTGCGCGACTACTCCCGCTGCATCGACTGCGGCCGCTGCGCGCAGGTCTGCAAGGACATCGTGGGTGCCGGCTGCTACGACTTCATCGGCAAGGGCTTCGACTCGCTCGTCACCACCGCGGACTTCGTCTCCCTCAACGAGACCCCGTGCGTGTCCTGCGGCCGCTGCGCCGAGACATGCCCGGTCGGCGCCCTGATGCCGCGGCCACGGACCCTCGAGACGTACCAGCTCGACATGAGCCGATGCATCTTCTGCGGCATCTGCGCCGACGCCTGCCCGTACGACGCCCTGCGCTGTGGCCCTGAGTTCGAGTTCAGCGAGTACCAGCGCGATCTGCCGATGCTGGACATCCTCGAGATGTCCGACCGGGAGCGACCCACCAGGTAG
- a CDS encoding Fic family protein, which yields MFARAIQGSNTIEGYIVTLADAMAMAEGEEPLGAAEETRQAIAGYRDAMTYVLQLANDPHFAYSQGLINSLHFMMLKYDMAKGPGLFRPGPIYVHNEASGQIVYEGPPGDEVPGLVEELVAELHDSTSVPALVRAAMAHLNLAMIHPYRDGNGRMARIIQSLVLSQEGILQTEFASVEEYLGRNTQAYYDVLAEVGRGTWQPWNDASPWIRFNLTAHFRQARTLMRRARQAERLWSVLTDRSARDGLPERTVLALFDAAQRFRVRNGQYHENAEISEHAGGRDLKRLVELGLLEPMGEKRGRFYVATPALFSLAAPVWELGRSWELEDPYAVVQQRLPLASA from the coding sequence ATGTTCGCACGCGCGATCCAAGGCTCCAACACCATCGAGGGGTACATCGTCACCTTGGCCGATGCCATGGCGATGGCGGAGGGCGAGGAGCCGCTCGGTGCCGCCGAGGAGACGCGCCAGGCTATCGCGGGCTATCGGGACGCGATGACGTACGTCCTGCAGCTGGCGAATGACCCGCACTTCGCCTACAGCCAGGGGCTAATCAACAGCCTTCACTTCATGATGCTCAAGTACGACATGGCCAAGGGGCCGGGCCTCTTCCGGCCAGGGCCGATCTACGTGCATAACGAGGCATCGGGTCAGATCGTCTACGAGGGGCCGCCCGGAGACGAGGTTCCCGGGCTAGTGGAAGAGCTGGTAGCCGAGCTTCACGACTCCACGAGCGTGCCCGCCCTCGTGCGCGCCGCAATGGCTCACCTGAACCTGGCCATGATCCATCCCTACCGCGACGGCAACGGGCGCATGGCCCGCATCATTCAGTCGCTTGTCCTGTCGCAGGAAGGCATCCTGCAGACCGAATTCGCGAGCGTCGAGGAGTACTTGGGCCGGAACACGCAGGCCTATTACGACGTTCTCGCTGAGGTAGGACGCGGCACATGGCAGCCGTGGAACGACGCCTCACCGTGGATTCGGTTCAACCTCACCGCGCATTTCCGGCAGGCCCGGACCCTCATGCGGCGGGCCCGCCAGGCTGAACGGCTGTGGTCGGTGCTAACCGACCGGTCAGCCCGTGATGGCTTGCCAGAACGCACGGTGCTGGCCCTGTTCGATGCCGCACAGCGATTCCGTGTCCGGAACGGCCAATACCACGAGAACGCGGAGATCTCGGAACACGCCGGCGGCCGTGATCTGAAGCGGCTCGTCGAACTCGGGCTGCTCGAGCCAATGGGCGAGAAGCGGGGCCGGTTCTACGTTGCGACGCCGGCTCTGTTCTCGCTCGCGGCGCCTGTCTGGGAGCTCGGCAGATCTTGGGAGCTCGAGGATCCGTACGCGGTCGTGCAACAGCGACTGCCATTGGCCAGCGCCTGA
- a CDS encoding VanZ family protein, producing MRLLATLVLAVWLIGGLVLALQPAHPRPGQVVDDNLVPFHTLAIYLDNLGSDFWLRNLFGNLALLLPLGLLGPIALPALDRWWRVALLALLVSTAIELTQLAVPDRSADIDDVIVNVTGALVGYAILGVMRHFVSHRTA from the coding sequence ATGCGCCTGCTCGCCACGCTCGTCCTTGCCGTGTGGCTGATCGGCGGCCTGGTGCTCGCCCTCCAGCCCGCGCACCCGCGCCCAGGCCAGGTCGTGGATGACAACCTGGTCCCGTTCCACACGCTCGCGATCTACCTGGACAACCTCGGCTCGGATTTCTGGCTGCGCAACCTGTTCGGCAACCTGGCCTTGCTCCTCCCCCTCGGCCTCCTCGGCCCCATCGCTCTCCCCGCCCTGGACCGATGGTGGCGCGTCGCCCTCCTTGCACTCCTCGTCTCGACCGCCATCGAGCTCACCCAGCTGGCGGTCCCCGACCGCTCAGCCGACATCGACGACGTCATCGTCAACGTCACCGGCGCCCTGGTTGGCTACGCCATCCTTGGCGTAATGCGTCACTTCGTGAGCCACCGCACTGCATAG